The following proteins are co-located in the Silene latifolia isolate original U9 population chromosome 1, ASM4854445v1, whole genome shotgun sequence genome:
- the LOC141613115 gene encoding pollen receptor-like kinase 4, whose protein sequence is MGAHAFGSLVRPPPSSTRTLVIVILSLLALSYGGTQASGLTETESLLKFKSSLSHNEAIPNWDPSKPPCTGNSSNWLGVICHHGKVWGLQLENMHLGGKIDIDALSQLPELRTISLKNNNFEGPIPDFRRIIKLRSIYLSNNDFSGDIPDDAFAGMDALRRVILSNNALTGKIPSSLAALPILVEAKLESNQFHGSIPNFQQKPLPAINMANNQLDGPLPPNLKNLNPKFVSGNKGLCGPPLEPCSGDKGGAGTEGSKNKSSSNSIIIALAVLLALVTLMLIVLFLLVCRKKQKGGLSKQESLASQDANQLEETYVPPSEEPKTTSKRSTEPGKLNFVRDDRKVFDLSALLTASAEVLESGNFVSAYKVEIFSKELLVVKRFRQMNKIGREDFHEHIRRMGRLKHPNVLALVAYYYRKEEKLLVFDFVDNGTLASHLHGNRTNKDQGLDWATRLKIIQGVARGLAYLYSELPMLVVPYGYLKSSNVLLDDSYKPLLMDYALLPLINQEQAQNLMVAYKCPEYAKHGRITKKTDVWSLGILILEVLTGRFPTNFLAVGNVKGENLVAWVNDIASDEEKGEDVFDKEMGSPQGGNDEMRKLLKIGFNCCHEDVDVRWSIKDAVEKIEEIQEKS, encoded by the exons ATGGGCGCGCATGCATTTGGTTCGCTTGTGCGCCCACCACCGTCATCGACAAGGACCCTTGTAATTGTCATCCTTTCTCTTTTGGCATTATCATACGGAGGGACGCAGGCGAGTGGTTTAACCGAGACAGAGTCCCTGCTCAAGTTCAAATCATCCCTTAGCCATAATGAGGCTATTCCAAACTGGGATCCTTCTAAACCTCCCTGCACAGGCAACAGCTCTAACTGGTTAGGAGTCATATGTCATCATGGCAAGGTGTGGGGATTACAGCTAGAGAACATGCACTTAGGTGGAAAAATCGACATTGATGCGCTTTCTCAATTGCCGGAGCTCAGAACCATTAGCCTCAAGAACAACAACTTTGAGGGTCCCATCCCTGATTTCCGTCGTATAATAAAACTGAGATCAATATATCTCTCTAATAATGATTTCTCCGGGGATATTCCTGATGACGCGTTTGCTGGAATGGATGCACTGAGGAGGGTTATCCTGTCAAACAATGCCTTAACTGGCAAAATACCATCATCTCTCGCCGCGCTGCCTATCCTTGTGGAGGCCAAATTAGAGAGTAACCAGTTTCATGGCAGCATTCCGAATTTTCAGCAAAAGCCATTACCAGCCATTAACATGGCCAACAATCAATTGGATGGTCCCCTACCTCCAAATCTCAAGAACTTAAACCCGAAATTTGTGTCAG GCAACAAGGGGTTATGTGGGCCACCATTAGAGCCATGCTCCGGTGACAAGGGTGGTGCAGGAACCGAAGGGTCGAAAAACAAATCATCAAGTAATTCAATTATAATCGCGCTAGCTGTGCTGCTAGCGCTAGTAACCTTAATGCTGATTGTACTCTTCCTATTAGTATGTCGAAAGAAACAAAAGGGCGGCCTATCTAAACAGGAGTCTTTGGCGTCTCAAGATGCAAATCAGCTTGAAGAGACTTACGTACCTCCAAGCGAAGAGCCAAAAACCACAAGTAAGAGGTCAACAGAGCCCGGAAAGTTGAATTTTGTGAGAGATGACAGGAAGGTGTTTGATCTGTCAGCCCTACTGACGGCGTCAGCAGAGGTTTTGGAAAGCGGTAACTTTGTGTCTGCCTACAAGGTGGAGATATTTTCGAAGGAGCTTTTGGTAGTGAAGAGATTTAGGCAGATGAACAAAATAGGACGAGAAGACTTCCATGAGCATATCAGGAGGATGGGCAGGTTGAAGCACCCAAATGTGTTGGCTTTAGTTGCTTATTACTACAGGAAAGAAGAGAAGCTGCTTGTGTTCGactttgttgacaatggcactcTTGCAAGTCACCTACATGGTAATCGAACCAACAAGGATCAAGGGCTAGATTGGGCAACAAGGCTGAAAATCATCCAAGGAGTGGCTAGAGGCTTGGCTTACCTTTACAGTGAGCTCCCAATGTTAGTTGTTCCTTACGGTTACCTAAAATCATCAAATGTACTTCTCGACGACTCATACAAACCACTTCTCATGGACTACGCCCTCTTACCATTGATCAACCAAGAACAAGCTCAAAATCTAATGGTCGCTTACAAGTGCCCCGAGTATGCTAAACATGGTCGCATTACTAAAAAAACGGACGTTTGGAGCTTAGGAATTCTCATACTCGAAGTGTTAACAGGAAGATTTCCTACAAACTTTCTTGCAGTTGGAAATGTAAAGGGTGAAAATCTAGTAGCATGGGTTAATGATATAGCTAGTGATGAGGAGAAGGGCGAAGACGTGTTCGACAAGGAGATGGGAAGTCCTCAAGGTGGGAATGATGAAATGAGAAAACTTTTGAAGATTGGGTTTAACTGTTGTCATGAGGATGTAGATGTAAGATGGAGCATCAAAGATGCTGTTGAGAAAATTGAAGAGATACAAGAGAAATCTTAA